From the Palaemon carinicauda isolate YSFRI2023 chromosome 42, ASM3689809v2, whole genome shotgun sequence genome, one window contains:
- the LOC137632803 gene encoding cuticle protein AMP1B-like isoform X1, with the protein MISNLLICLLLGAVNAVPQGYGAPPPPSYGAPSGPVVPILVDNREGPDASGVYSFNFETGDGISRHEQGAPQGPEGAVAAQGGWTFTFPDGTPAVFQFVADGAGYSVQSDLLPTPPPLPPHAIAQIEKAAREDAAAAASGGGRPQYSAPPPPPPSQGYSF; encoded by the exons ATGATTTCG AACCTCCTCATCTGTTTGCTATTGGGAGCAGTAAATGCTGTCCCCCAGGGGTATggcgcccctcctcctccttcatacGGTGCCCCCTCAGGCCCCGTGGTTCCTATCCTGGTTGACAATCGTGAGGGACCTGACGCCTCTGGAGTGTACAGCTTCAACTTCGAAACCGGAGATGGCATCAGTCGTCATGAGCAAGGCGCCCCTCAAGGACCTGAAGGGGCAGTAGCTGCTCAGGGAGGATGGAC TTTCACCTTCCCTGACGGAACCCCGGCCGTGTTCCAGTTCGTAGCTGACGGGGCTGGATACAGCGTCCAGTCTGACCTCCTGCCGACGCCCCCTCCTCTGCCTCCCCATGCCATTGCCCAGATCGAAAAGGCCGCTCGGGAGGACGCCGCTGCTGCAGCTTCAGGAGGAGGACGCCCTCAGTACagcgcccctcctcctcctcctcctagtcaAGGATACAGTTTCTAA
- the LOC137632803 gene encoding cuticle protein AMP1B-like isoform X2, which translates to MSQNLLICLLLGAVNAVPQGYGAPPPPSYGAPSGPVVPILVDNREGPDASGVYSFNFETGDGISRHEQGAPQGPEGAVAAQGGWTFTFPDGTPAVFQFVADGAGYSVQSDLLPTPPPLPPHAIAQIEKAAREDAAAAASGGGRPQYSAPPPPPPSQGYSF; encoded by the exons atgtcCCAGAACCTCCTCATCTGTTTGCTATTGGGAGCAGTAAATGCTGTCCCCCAGGGGTATggcgcccctcctcctccttcatacGGTGCCCCCTCAGGCCCCGTGGTTCCTATCCTGGTTGACAATCGTGAGGGACCTGACGCCTCTGGAGTGTACAGCTTCAACTTCGAAACCGGAGATGGCATCAGTCGTCATGAGCAAGGCGCCCCTCAAGGACCTGAAGGGGCAGTAGCTGCTCAGGGAGGATGGAC TTTCACCTTCCCTGACGGAACCCCGGCCGTGTTCCAGTTCGTAGCTGACGGGGCTGGATACAGCGTCCAGTCTGACCTCCTGCCGACGCCCCCTCCTCTGCCTCCCCATGCCATTGCCCAGATCGAAAAGGCCGCTCGGGAGGACGCCGCTGCTGCAGCTTCAGGAGGAGGACGCCCTCAGTACagcgcccctcctcctcctcctcctagtcaAGGATACAGTTTCTAA
- the LOC137633269 gene encoding cuticle protein AMP1B-like gives MISNLLICLLLGAVNAVPQGYGAPPPPSYGAPSGPVVPILVDNREGPDASGVYSFNFETGDGISRQEQGAPQGPEGAVAAQGGWTFTFPDGTPAVFQFVADGAGYSVQSDLLPTPPPLPPHAIAQIEKAAREDAAAAASGGGRPQYSAPPPPPPGYSF, from the exons ATGATTTCG AACCTCCTCATCTGTTTGCTATTGGGAGCAGTGAATGCTGTCCCCCAGGGGTATggcgcccctcctcctccttcatacGGTGCCCCCTCAGGCCCTGTAGTTCCTATTCTGGTTGACAATCGCGAGGGACCTGACGCCTCTGGAGTGTACAGCTTCAACTTCGAAACTGGAGATGGCATCAGTCGTCAGGAGCAGGGCGCCCCTCAGGGACCTGAAGGAGCAGTAGCTGCTCAGGGAGGATGGAC TTTCACCTTCCCTGACGGAACCCCGGCCGTGTTCCAGTTCGTAGCTGACGGGGCTGGATACAGCGTCCAGTCTGACCTCCTGCCGACGCCCCCTCCTCTGCCTCCCCATGCCATTGCCCAGATCGAAAAGGCCGCTCGGGAGGACGCCGCTGCTGCAGCTTCAGGAGGAGGACGTCCTCAGTACAGcgcccctcctccccctcctccaggATACAGCTTCTAA